The genomic DNA CCATAAGACCTTGAAATCAATGCTTAAAGCCGTTAAAATAATGAGAGAGGCAGACTGACGGGTCACTGAACGCACACTTCCGTACGTCTAAAAAGAAGAGAAAGGATCTAATGATATATGCTGACAAAAGAATTTGCCCAAAGATCAGGCTTAAGTGAAAAGCAAGTACGTAAAATCGTACAGCATCTTGAAGAACGTGGTTACCATTTAAATAAAACCGAATACCGTGGTCGAGAAGCGACTGATTTTAAAGAAGAAGATATTGAATTATTCCAAGAGATAACAGAACGTGTTGCACGTACAAATAGTTATGATCTTGCTTTTGAAGAATTAGAACAAGAAAAAGACTTTCTACAAGTTATCGTCAAAGAAGACAAACAGCACTTACCGAGCGATCAACAAGTGCCACAACTTATCAATGAATTACGCAATGAAATCAACAAAATGCGTGAAGAACGTCAAATGTTAGGTCAGATGGTCAGCCAAGTTCATCAACAACAAGAAGAATTAAAAGCGTTACATACCCAATTAAACCAACAACTTGAATCGAATAGTAAGTCTCTGGAATCACTGACAGCCGCACAAAAAGAACAAAGTGAACAATGGAGTCAAACGCAACAAAGCATCGAGACTCAAACTAAAGAGCAACAAGCACTTGCGCAATCGATTCAAAACAGTGAAAAGAAAGGCTTCTTCCAACGTTTATTCGGTGGTTAAAGCCATCCAACCTTTGCGTATCTTGCATATTTCAAATATGAAAGTTACAATAATAAATGAAATCAAATAAAAATTTATATGCTAGGGGTGCTCGAGGCGAGCTGAGAAAGAATTTATCTTAACTCTTTGAACCTGAGGTGGTTAGAACCAACGAAGGAAAGCGTATGATGACAATGAACTTAGTTCAACTCTTTTTAATGATGATTCAATCATCATTTTTCAATCATATACGTGTTCCTCCTGCATCCTTTCATGCAGGAGGCTTTTTTATGAAACAAACAATTATTATTGGTGCCGGCGTTATGGGTTTATCCATTGCAAGACAGCTGTCCTCTCAAAACCGGCATATTCGGATTATCGATCGTTATACCCCAAGAATGAATGCATCTTACGCTGCGGGAGGCATGCTTGGTGCACAGAACGAGTTTTTTGAAGCCAATCCACTGTATCACCTCGCTATGGAAAGTCGTGCAATGATGCCTGAAGTTGCAGCTGACCTCGAACAAGAGACTGGAATTAATATTGAATATCAAAAATACGGTTTAATTAAAGTGGCTTCTCAAAAACAAGATATCCAAGCAGTAGAAGCGCAATTCCAATTTTTACACAGCCAAGATCACACGATTAAACAACTCTCAAAATACGCTCTAAAACAACGTTTCCCCAAACTCGATTCTAATCAAAGTGCTGCTTTTAAAATCCAAGATGATGGTCAAATTAACGCAAACACCTATACGAAAGCATTAATTGCTTCCGTTATAAAGCGCGACTATATTGAACTCATGACACAGACCGAAGTCTTAAAAGTTGAACGTCATCACAATGGTTATACAGTCATTACCTCTAAAGGCAACTTTTCAGCAGATGAACTGATTATTGCTGCGGGCGCTTGGTCGGGGACTTTACTCCAACAACTCCATATCCAATTACCTACTCAACCAGTTAAAGGTGACGTTAAGCTGATTGCCTCTTGTTATAAAGGGTTGAAGGAAACCATTTTTAATATGAATGGTTGTTACATCGTACCCAAATTGCCTAATCGTTTCTTAATTGGTGCGACATCAGACTTCGATAGCTGGAGTATTGAAAATGATGCGAACAACTTGTCATGGTTAGATCAAGAGAGCTTGTCTATGATTCCGCAACTCAAAAATCATCATGTAATCAAAACATGGACGGGCATTCGACCTATCACACCTAACCAAGAGCCAATTATGGGAGAAGTTGAAGACCATCTTTATGTATCCACAGGGCATTATCGAAATGGTATTTTACTCTCACCTATAGCAGGTACGTTGATGGCAAAATTGATTGACGGCCATGCTAAAGCGAAAGAACAGCTCACCCCCTTTTCACCCAAAATTGCTCAGATAAAAAATAAAGCTTGATTTTATACTTTTTTCCTATTATCCTATTGTATAAGTCGGAATTAAGAAGGAAGCGTATTTTGATATGTCTGTGTTTTTAACTATTGTTAATTTAATTATTTTTATTTTCGCTCTTATTGGACTTTGGTTCATGACGAAAAAACATGTTAAATTCCCTAAACGTGTCTTTACTGCACTTGGTTTAGGGATCTTATTAGGCCTTCTACTCCACCTCATTTATGGTGTTGATAGCAAAGTCACATCAAAAACGACAGAGTGGGTTGGCTTAGTGGGTGATGGTTACATTGCCCTCTTGCAAATGATTGTTATCCCATTAATCTTTGTTTCAATTGTTGCTGCTTTTACGAAAATCGATATTGGTGAAAAGTTTGCTAAAATGGGCGGATTGATTTTTGCTTTCCTTATTGGAACAGTAGCAATCGCAGCAATTATCGGTATTATTTATGCAGTCGTCTTTAATTTAGATGCTTCTAGCATTGACCTCGGTCACGCTGAGAATGCACGTAGCTCTGAAATTGCAAGTCAGGCTAAAGAATTAACGGCAACGACATTACCTGCTCAAATTTTAGAGTTAATCCCATCTAACCCATTTTTAGACTTTACGGGTCAACGTGCGACATCTACAATTGCTGTCGTAATCTTTGCCGCTTTTGTCGGCTTTGCCTTTTTACGCGTGACACGTAAACAACCTGAAAATGGTCACACACTTAAACGCGGTATCGACGCAGTCTATTCACTTGTAATGGCTATCGTTACATTCGTCTTAAGACTTACACCGTACGGGATTCTAGCAATTATGATGAAAACCATTGCGACGAGTGACTTCGCTGCCATTTGGACGCTAGGAAAATTTGTTATCGCATCTTATGCTGCACTCATCACGATGTATATCATTCATATGATTATCCTTGCTATCATAGGCGTCAACCCAATTCAATATATGAAGAAAACAGCCGAAGTCATTTTATTCGCGTTTACTTCACGTTCAAGTGCCGGTACATTACCATTAAATGTTCAAGCACAAACGAACCGTTTAGGCGTGCCTCAAGCCATTGCAAACTTCTCTGGCTCATTTGGCCTTTCGATTGGACAAAACGGTTGTGCGGGTATCTACCCTGCCATGCTAGCCATTATGGTTGCACCTGTAGCTGGCGTAGAGGTTGATTTTAAATTCCTTGCAACTGTTGTTGTCGTCGTACTCAGCTCATTTGGTGTTGCTGGTGTCGGAGGCGGTGCAACATTTGCATCTATCCTTGTACTTTCAGCGTTAAATTTACCAGTTGGACTCGCTGGTGTACTCATCTCTGTTGAACCTTTAATTGATATGGGACGTACAGCGCTAAATGTTAATGATTCAATGTTAGCAGGTACTGGAACAGCTAAATTAACAAAACAATTAAATGAAGAAACATTTAATTCAAATCACTATGATGAATTAACACCGCAACATTAATAACATCATAACAAAACCCCTTTCAATCTTACGTGTGGAAAAGATTTGAAGGGGTTTTTGCTATTACAACTTTATGATTCAGATACTTTCAATTAAAAGTTTGCTGATTTATTTCCTATTAAAACCTGCCATTTGTAACCATTCTTTCATTTCTGTACGTTGCTTACTGCTCATAAATCTCGCTACTTGTTGTGACCATGTCTCATTGCGCTCACCGTTTGTACGCTGACTATAATATTGTGATACTTCTTGATCATATGCCTCTAGCTGTTTTGATAACTGTTCATCATTTTGGGAATACGTATCAATATGAAAAACATGTTCACGTGGCAATCTTGGTTTAGGAGCACCATTTTCATCATCAGCTGGAACGCCTAATGCCATTCCAAACAATGGAAAAACATGTTCAGGTAGTTTTAATATTTCTCTCACACGTTGTACGTCATTACGTAATGAACCTAAATAAACAATGCCGTAACCCATATCCTCTGCAGTCAGTGCAATATTTTGTGCTGCCAACGCTGCATCTACTGTACCTACGAGTAATCCCTCAGAAGACTCAAAGCTATCTTCCATATCAGCTTCAAGTTTCTCACTAATTAACTGATGACGGTGATAGTCAATCACGAAAACAAGTAAATAACCATTTTCTACGACGTAAGGCTGCCCAGAAACTTCTTTTAAAGCTTCTTTCTTTTCAGCATCTTCTATACCAATAATTGATGTTGTCTGTAAATAGCTAGAAGTTGAAGCCATTTGCCCTGCTTCAATTAATTTTTCGATTGTGTCTCTACTAATTTGATTTGATTTAAACTTTCTAACTGAGTGATGTCGTTTTGCCAAATCATACACATACTCTGACATTTATAAACACTCCTTATCCTTTTTCTATATCCTATCAAAACACTCAAGAAAACGCATGTCCCTTGCATATCATGCATACCCTTAAATCGTAGAAAAATAACAACAGAAGACATGCTGTATATTAAATTGGTCGTTGTTGATTGAGAGGCTATGTATTTCTGTACTATATAGTTGTAATTGAGAATCAGCGCCCGTAAATGATATTAGTAAGCATCTTATTCATCGTTCATTTGAATTGTTTAACACTTTTTAGAATAAAATTAATAACGCCTTTATTATCCAATTTCAAGCCTTTTTCATCATTAAGGTGATACATTTATTAGAATTTAAAGCGCAATTTTTATCGTTTTAATCGCGCTAACACAGGTCGAAACGCTGATTCCACTGTCTTTCGCAGCGTATGTCCCTTTCAACAATGATATTTATTTGACGGAAAGCATGTTCCATGTCATAATAGCTATTGAGATTAGAATTATTATTAATAAGGAATTATAATTAAGACGAGATGTCTTTAAATTCTAATCTAAAATAATAATGATTCATATAATAGGAGGATTTCGATTATGTCATTAATTGGTAAACAAATCGAGGAATTTTCAGCACAAGCTTACAACGCAAAAACAGATGAATTTGTTGAAGTTTCACACGAAGACTTAAAAGGTAGCTGGAGTGTTGTTGTATTCTATCCAGCTGATTTCTCTTTCGTATGTCCAACTGAATTACAAGATGTTCAAGAGCAATATGCGAAATTACAAGAACTTGGTACAAACGTATACTCTGTTTCTACAGATACACACTTCGTACACAAAGCTTGGCATGATCACTCAGATGCAATTAGCACATTAGAATACACAATGATTGGTGACCCATCTCAACAAATCACACGTTTATTTGATGTATTAGATGAAGAAAAAGGTCTTGCACAACGTGGTACTTTCATCGTTGACCCTGACGGTGTTGTACAAGCTGCAGAAATCAATGCAGACGGTATCGGCCGTGACGCAAGCACACTTGTTCACAAAATCAAAGCTGCACAATATGTGCGTGAAAATCCAGGTGAAGTTTGCCCAGCAAAATGGGAAGAAGGCGGCGAAACTTTAACTCCAGGATTAGACTTAGTCGGTAAAATTTAAGGAGGCTATGCTGCATGTTAAATCAAGAATTGAAGCAACAATTATCGCAACTTCTTGATTTGATGGAAGGTGACGTTGTACTTAAAGCAAGTACAGGTTCTGACGAAAATTCACAAAAAGTTGAAAACCTTGTGAATGAAGTTGCAGAAATGTCATCTCGAATTACAGTAGAAAAAGCTGATTTAAAGCGTACACCTAGCTTTAGTATCAATAGACCTGGAGAGGACACTGGCATTACATTTGCTGGTGTCCCTCTTGGTCATGAATTCAACTCTTTCGTTCTTGCACTTTTACAAGTCAGTGGACGTGCTCCGAAAGAAGAACAATCTGTAATTGATCAAATCAAATCTATTGAACAACCACTTCACTTTGAAACTTATATCAGCTTAACTTGTCATAAGTGTCCAGACGTTGTTCAAGCATTAAACTTAATGAGTGTATTGAACCCTAATATTACACACACGATGATTGATGGTGCTGTATTTAAAGAAGAAGCAGAAGACATCATGGCTGTACCTGCCATCTTCTTAAATGGTGAGCAATTCGGTAATGGCCGTATGACTGTAACAGATATTTTGAGTACACTCGGTCAAGGTCCGGACGCATCTGCATTTGAAAACAAAGAAGTCTTTGATGTACTTGTTATTGGTGGCGGTCCTGCAAGTGCAAGTTCAGCAATCTATGCTGCACGTAAGGGGCTCACTACAGGTATTGTCGCTGATAGAATTGGTGGCCAAGTCAACGATACAGCAGATATCGAAAACTTAATCGGTGTTAAGAAAACAACGGGTCCATCATTATCAACTAACTTGGAAGAGCATATTAAAGATTATAATATCGATGTTATGAAAGGTGTTCGTGCAGAACAACTTGAAAAAACAGATAAAACTGTATCAGTAACACTTGATAACGGCGCTGTTCTAGAAACACGTTCATTAATTATCGGTACAGGTGCACGCTGGAGAAAAATTGGGGTACCAGGTGAAGAAAAATACACGAACAAAGGCGTCGCATACTGCCCGCACTGTGACGGCCCTCTATTTGAAGGTAAAGATGTTGCAGTTATCGGTGGCGGAAACTCTGGTATTGAAGCTGCGATTGACTTAGCAGGAATTTGTCAAAATGTCACAGTATTAGAATTCTCTGACACATTAAAAGCAGATTCCGTCTTACAAGAACGTTTGAAATCATTACCAAACACACAAGTTATTACTAATGCAGCTACAAAAGAAATTACAGGTGATGATCGTGTCAACGGTCTGACTTATACAGATATGCAATCAAAAGAAGACAAACACATCGACTTAGATGGCGTTTTCGTTCAAATCGGTTTATCTCCTAATACAGAATGGTTAGGCGATTCTGTTCAACGTAACCGTATGGGCGAAATTGAAGTTGATCGTCTTGGTAATACTAATGTACCAGGTGTCTTCGCAGCTGGAGATTGTACAGACCAACGTTACAAACAAATTATTATTTCAATGGGATCAGGCGCAACAGCTGCATTATCAGCATTTGACTATCTCATCAGAAACTAAAGTTTTAAAACATGCAAAAAGCTGATTGACGCAATGTCAATCAGCTTTTTTGATATCATATTCTGAATGGCATCACTTAATAAACGTTATACACGTTCCATCTCACTTTGTTTAGTGCCGTAATCAATCTCATATCCCATATCGCGAATCATATCATAATCCAGTTGGTTCGGTTGACCTCCAGTAATTAAATAATCACCAACGAAGATAGAGTTCGCAACCATTAGGGCTGTTGATTGCAATGAACGAAGATTAACTTCCCTACCTCCTGCAATACGAATCTCTTTTGTTGGATTGATCAAACGGAATAACGCAAGTATTCTTAAACAACGCATTGGCGTCAATTGATCCATATCTCCAAACTTAGTCCCCTTAATTGGATGTAAAAAGTTGACCGGTATACTATCAGCATCAATATCTCTCAATGCAAAGGCCATGTCGACGATATCTTGGTTAGATTCTCCCATACCACAAATCACACCTGAGCAAGGTGAAATATGATTTTTTTTCATTATTTCAATCGTATCGACACGATCTTTATACGTGTGTGTTGTCACAACTTCATCATGATAATTTTCACTTGTATTCAAATTATGGTTATAACGATCCACGCCAGCAGCTTTTAAACGCCCCGCTTGCTCCTCATTCGTTAAACCTAAACAAGCACATATTTTTAATTGCGGATGCTCAGCCTTAATCTGTTCGACTGAGGATGTGATATGATCAATCTCTTTATCACTTGGACCTCTACCACTCATAACGATACAATAGGTGCCAATTTCATTTTCAGCCGCAACTTTCGCACCTTCTGTAATTTGATTTTCCGGAATTAATGCATAACGTTGTTTTTCCTTCATTTCACGCGATTGGCCACAATAACCACAATCTTCAGGACAAATGCCACTTTTAGCATTTAAAATCATATTTAATTTTACTTTGTGACCATAATAATGTTTACGTAATTGATAAGCTTCATGTACAAGGTCCATGGTGTCGTAGGTTGGATTCGTAAATAAGTCGAATGCTTCCTCTGGTGTTAAAGCTGAACCTTTTAATATTTGCTCTGCAATTTTCATAACCATTCCTCCTCATATAAAAGCCAGTATACCATAATTGTAAATTAATTTATATTTTAAGTTTACAATATGTCTTTCTTTTCAAAACAATGGCTTTAAATTTAGGCCGCTAGATGGTAATCAAATTTTGTCTTAATGCACAACATTTCTGTACATAAACATAAAAGTATAAATTAAGTTTCTTTTCTATACGACATGTTACAATACGAGTGTAAGTCATATACTCATCATCTTAAATATTTAATGGGGGAATGCAAATGGAAACTTTAGATGATTTTTTAGAAACCATCGACAAAGAGGCACACCGAGAGAAACTTAAAAAAGTGTTACAAACAATTTTAGAAAACTACCCTGAACTTACTATGGAGATAAAATGGAATCAACCCATGTTATTGTATAAGGACAATGGTTCTTTCATCTTGGGCTTTAGTAAAGCTAAACCTCATTTTGCAATTTCACCTGAGAAATATACTTTAGATACTTTTGCAGATGACATTAAAGCTGCTGGCTATCAAATGACAAAAATGTTTATGAAAATCAAATGGACGGACGAAGTCAACTATGATTTGATTTATCGTATCATTGATTTCAATATTAAAGACAAAAAAGATAGTACTTCTTTTTGGCGTCGCTAAAATGCGTCTCACTTTAAAGACTTAGGTTCTTTGTCAACGTCGGTTGGCGAGACGATAACGCATTAAGCAACGTTATTTTGTTGTTTAATGCGTTTTTTATATTCACTTACAAATACCTTGGAAATGATTAAGATTCGATTCCTAAAATTCCAGAAATTTCTATAACCATAAGAAACCCGTTTAATCAGTTTTATTTTATTATTAATGCCCTCAATTGGCCCATTCGTTAAATGTGGATAACGCATCGTATTTGAGATATAGGGCAAATATTTGATGAATGTTTGAATGACGCGCTTGAGTCCTTGTGAAATATCTTTTGTTTTTGAATCCTGTAAGATGAAGCGTAATTGCTGGATATCGTTTACTTTCAGAGCACTTAAAAGACGATGCCCCGTTTCATATGTCTCTTTGAGCCTCTCATCAAGCTCCAATAAATACTGAACTAAACTGTATTGACTCTGCCAAGACTTAAAAAGTCCGTATGACTGATATATCATTCGATCTAAATCTAAGGGCGCTTTTAATAGTAACTTCCAATAACGCTTTAATTTATTATATTTAGGTCTATCTTTTGTCCTAAAACCATTCATAACTTGAACTCGGCATCGATTGATTTCACGATTGATAGCCTGCACGATATGAAAGCGATCCATAATTATCTCCGCATGAGGAAATAAGTCTTGAATGAGTGCGATATAAGGTGGAAACATATCTATAGAGATGGTTTTCACTCTTTCACGTTGCTTTCTAGAGAACTTTAAAAAATAGGCTTCTAATTTATGTTTGCGACGATCAGGTAAAATATCGATGATATCATGGGTTACACTATCACAGTAAATAAAGCTCATCGCACCTTCGACATCTTTCGTTGATTTGAATTCGTCAAAAGCTAAGTGCTCCGGTAAAACATGATGTGCCTGCGTCTTCACCGAATCACTTACCTCTTTTAAATGGCGATGGACAGTTGAAGGTGATACACATAGACTTTCAGCGACATCCTTTTCAGAGATGACTTTAGATAGTTTCCGGGTCATCATGCGTTTGACCTCATTTGAGATGGTACATCGGGGTTGAATATAGGGTGTTTGAGCTGTAAAGGTTTGTTGACAAGCTTTACAGTAAAAGCGCTGTTTCTTCAATTTTAAATAGGCAGGTCTTTCAAAAATTAATCCCATATAAACTTTCGTTTTACGAAAGCCATGTTTAATAATTAAATGGGCATCATTTTTAATTCCACAACACGCACAAGCACTGGGATGATATGTCAATTGGCCTTCGTATAATAATGCCTTTACGTTTTTATGTACATCTAATCCTAGATTTTGAGTGATTTTTAAATTTTTGACTTTAATTCCAAGCATTTCTGATATATCATTACACATAGGCACAATATCTCCTTAATCGTTGGTTTGGTCACTTACAATTATAGAGATATTTGTGCTTTTTTAATATCAAAAATTAAAATAACGGTCAGTGAATATTTCACCAACCGTTAAAAATATACAACCAAGACTTAAATCAAACTTTGCGTAAGCGAGGTCAATTTAAGTCTTTTTTTATAGTTTTTCAGAAAATACTAAATATTGTGTTGACTATTTTTTGCACATCACATAAAATACAGACATTACTTATTATTTAAATCGGAATTAAGGAAGGTTGCCATGATCGAATTTAAAAATGTCAATAAAACATTTAAAAAGAAAAGTACGACTGTGCAAGCACTTAAAGATGTTAACTTTAAAATTAATAAAGGGGATATTTTTGGTGTTATTGGGTACAGTGGTGCCGGTAAGAGTACCCTCGTCCGTCTTGTTAATCAGTTAGAAAAACAAACGTCGGGAGATATTCTAGTTGACGGTCATCATTTAAATACATATTCAGCCGCCCAATTGCGCACGGTTAAAAAAGATATCGGAATGATATTCCAGCACTTCAATTTACTCAACTCAAAAACGGTTTTTAAAAATGTGGCGATGCCTTTAATTTTAAGTAAAGTGCCTATGGAAGAGATTAAAGTACGTGTGGAAGAGATGTTGCGATTTGTAGATTTAGCTGGTAAAGCGAATCAGTTTCCGACAGAACTTTCTGGTGGACAAAAGCAACGGGTTGCCATTGCCCGCGCTTTAATTACGCGTCCTAAAATTTTGCTTTGTGATGAAGCCACAAGTGCTTTAGACCCAGCCACAACTGACTCAATACTCGATTTATTGAAGAAAACGAACGAAACTTTTGGTGTAACGATTTTGGTCATTACACACGAAATGAGTGTTATCCAAAAAATATGTCATCGTGTTGCAGTTATGGAAAACGGGCAAGTCATTGAACTCGACACCGTTAAAAGTGTTTTCAGTCAGCCACAGACATCTACAGCACAACGTTTTGTATCGACGGTCATCAATACGTTACCTTCCCCTTCTGTGATTAAAGATATTCAACTCCATGAAGA from Staphylococcus schleiferi includes the following:
- the thiO gene encoding glycine oxidase ThiO, which translates into the protein MKQTIIIGAGVMGLSIARQLSSQNRHIRIIDRYTPRMNASYAAGGMLGAQNEFFEANPLYHLAMESRAMMPEVAADLEQETGINIEYQKYGLIKVASQKQDIQAVEAQFQFLHSQDHTIKQLSKYALKQRFPKLDSNQSAAFKIQDDGQINANTYTKALIASVIKRDYIELMTQTEVLKVERHHNGYTVITSKGNFSADELIIAAGAWSGTLLQQLHIQLPTQPVKGDVKLIASCYKGLKETIFNMNGCYIVPKLPNRFLIGATSDFDSWSIENDANNLSWLDQESLSMIPQLKNHHVIKTWTGIRPITPNQEPIMGEVEDHLYVSTGHYRNGILLSPIAGTLMAKLIDGHAKAKEQLTPFSPKIAQIKNKA
- a CDS encoding ISL3 family transposase, giving the protein MCNDISEMLGIKVKNLKITQNLGLDVHKNVKALLYEGQLTYHPSACACCGIKNDAHLIIKHGFRKTKVYMGLIFERPAYLKLKKQRFYCKACQQTFTAQTPYIQPRCTISNEVKRMMTRKLSKVISEKDVAESLCVSPSTVHRHLKEVSDSVKTQAHHVLPEHLAFDEFKSTKDVEGAMSFIYCDSVTHDIIDILPDRRKHKLEAYFLKFSRKQRERVKTISIDMFPPYIALIQDLFPHAEIIMDRFHIVQAINREINRCRVQVMNGFRTKDRPKYNKLKRYWKLLLKAPLDLDRMIYQSYGLFKSWQSQYSLVQYLLELDERLKETYETGHRLLSALKVNDIQQLRFILQDSKTKDISQGLKRVIQTFIKYLPYISNTMRYPHLTNGPIEGINNKIKLIKRVSYGYRNFWNFRNRILIISKVFVSEYKKRIKQQNNVA
- a CDS encoding L-cystine transporter, coding for MSVFLTIVNLIIFIFALIGLWFMTKKHVKFPKRVFTALGLGILLGLLLHLIYGVDSKVTSKTTEWVGLVGDGYIALLQMIVIPLIFVSIVAAFTKIDIGEKFAKMGGLIFAFLIGTVAIAAIIGIIYAVVFNLDASSIDLGHAENARSSEIASQAKELTATTLPAQILELIPSNPFLDFTGQRATSTIAVVIFAAFVGFAFLRVTRKQPENGHTLKRGIDAVYSLVMAIVTFVLRLTPYGILAIMMKTIATSDFAAIWTLGKFVIASYAALITMYIIHMIILAIIGVNPIQYMKKTAEVILFAFTSRSSAGTLPLNVQAQTNRLGVPQAIANFSGSFGLSIGQNGCAGIYPAMLAIMVAPVAGVEVDFKFLATVVVVVLSSFGVAGVGGGATFASILVLSALNLPVGLAGVLISVEPLIDMGRTALNVNDSMLAGTGTAKLTKQLNEETFNSNHYDELTPQH
- the nfsA gene encoding oxygen-insensitive NADPH nitroreductase, producing the protein MSEYVYDLAKRHHSVRKFKSNQISRDTIEKLIEAGQMASTSSYLQTTSIIGIEDAEKKEALKEVSGQPYVVENGYLLVFVIDYHRHQLISEKLEADMEDSFESSEGLLVGTVDAALAAQNIALTAEDMGYGIVYLGSLRNDVQRVREILKLPEHVFPLFGMALGVPADDENGAPKPRLPREHVFHIDTYSQNDEQLSKQLEAYDQEVSQYYSQRTNGERNETWSQQVARFMSSKQRTEMKEWLQMAGFNRK
- the ahpC gene encoding alkyl hydroperoxide reductase subunit C — protein: MSLIGKQIEEFSAQAYNAKTDEFVEVSHEDLKGSWSVVVFYPADFSFVCPTELQDVQEQYAKLQELGTNVYSVSTDTHFVHKAWHDHSDAISTLEYTMIGDPSQQITRLFDVLDEEKGLAQRGTFIVDPDGVVQAAEINADGIGRDASTLVHKIKAAQYVRENPGEVCPAKWEEGGETLTPGLDLVGKI
- the ahpF gene encoding alkyl hydroperoxide reductase subunit F; this encodes MLNQELKQQLSQLLDLMEGDVVLKASTGSDENSQKVENLVNEVAEMSSRITVEKADLKRTPSFSINRPGEDTGITFAGVPLGHEFNSFVLALLQVSGRAPKEEQSVIDQIKSIEQPLHFETYISLTCHKCPDVVQALNLMSVLNPNITHTMIDGAVFKEEAEDIMAVPAIFLNGEQFGNGRMTVTDILSTLGQGPDASAFENKEVFDVLVIGGGPASASSAIYAARKGLTTGIVADRIGGQVNDTADIENLIGVKKTTGPSLSTNLEEHIKDYNIDVMKGVRAEQLEKTDKTVSVTLDNGAVLETRSLIIGTGARWRKIGVPGEEKYTNKGVAYCPHCDGPLFEGKDVAVIGGGNSGIEAAIDLAGICQNVTVLEFSDTLKADSVLQERLKSLPNTQVITNAATKEITGDDRVNGLTYTDMQSKEDKHIDLDGVFVQIGLSPNTEWLGDSVQRNRMGEIEVDRLGNTNVPGVFAAGDCTDQRYKQIIISMGSGATAALSAFDYLIRN
- a CDS encoding iron chaperone, which translates into the protein METLDDFLETIDKEAHREKLKKVLQTILENYPELTMEIKWNQPMLLYKDNGSFILGFSKAKPHFAISPEKYTLDTFADDIKAAGYQMTKMFMKIKWTDEVNYDLIYRIIDFNIKDKKDSTSFWRR
- a CDS encoding methionine ABC transporter ATP-binding protein, yielding MIEFKNVNKTFKKKSTTVQALKDVNFKINKGDIFGVIGYSGAGKSTLVRLVNQLEKQTSGDILVDGHHLNTYSAAQLRTVKKDIGMIFQHFNLLNSKTVFKNVAMPLILSKVPMEEIKVRVEEMLRFVDLAGKANQFPTELSGGQKQRVAIARALITRPKILLCDEATSALDPATTDSILDLLKKTNETFGVTILVITHEMSVIQKICHRVAVMENGQVIELDTVKSVFSQPQTSTAQRFVSTVINTLPSPSVIKDIQLHEDDTVYKLFIEPSQIKHTILNDLIQEINVKVNVIHAITANIQDETIGYLWLQVTGNPAQQSDVRSYFETHHIQYEEGLPSC
- the bioB gene encoding biotin synthase BioB is translated as MKIAEQILKGSALTPEEAFDLFTNPTYDTMDLVHEAYQLRKHYYGHKVKLNMILNAKSGICPEDCGYCGQSREMKEKQRYALIPENQITEGAKVAAENEIGTYCIVMSGRGPSDKEIDHITSSVEQIKAEHPQLKICACLGLTNEEQAGRLKAAGVDRYNHNLNTSENYHDEVVTTHTYKDRVDTIEIMKKNHISPCSGVICGMGESNQDIVDMAFALRDIDADSIPVNFLHPIKGTKFGDMDQLTPMRCLRILALFRLINPTKEIRIAGGREVNLRSLQSTALMVANSIFVGDYLITGGQPNQLDYDMIRDMGYEIDYGTKQSEMERV